The following proteins are co-located in the Fluviicola sp. genome:
- a CDS encoding HAMP domain-containing sensor histidine kinase, whose translation MKIRVRIIWLLSSTFAVLILLFSTVVYVLSSNYVFNDFYDRLETRTNTTIRIELDHRGDKEFVREFKQEYLEKLPDEKSIVVEVNRNNMPILNTRQTREDSGFIRKVIRYKTAQERHGNLLRYGKIYVSKKGKSFVVYTSARNMYYTKYKHYLGGLLISMFFSAVFLIIIVSLWLSKRLIKPITDLSTSVHHIGTENLHFRIENKQEGDELGELIQTMNNMLDRLETSFETQNNFISNASHELNTPLTSIIGQADLMLSKDRSVEDYKTALNHILEQAEKLNKKTKALLFLAQTGFDGKKMTIEKLRIDELIFETIETVNRIIPGNNIKFDFGSLPENLDALEIKGNSQLLQLALSNVLLNASKYSENQDVRIYLTHTKETISIHVQDNGIGIPPQDLGHIYDPFFRASNTNSFEGYGIGLPLTRNIMRQHKGKIIVHSEEEKGTLVSLVIPYKS comes from the coding sequence ATGAAAATTCGTGTACGGATCATTTGGTTGCTGAGCAGTACGTTTGCTGTTTTGATCCTGTTGTTCAGTACGGTTGTTTACGTTCTGTCTTCCAATTACGTTTTCAACGACTTTTACGACCGGCTTGAAACACGTACCAATACAACGATTCGTATTGAGCTGGACCATCGGGGAGATAAGGAGTTTGTGAGAGAGTTCAAACAGGAATACCTGGAGAAATTGCCGGATGAAAAAAGCATTGTGGTAGAAGTAAACAGGAATAATATGCCGATTCTCAATACGCGCCAGACGAGAGAGGATTCGGGATTTATCCGGAAAGTAATCCGATATAAAACGGCACAGGAACGACATGGAAATTTGCTGCGTTACGGGAAAATCTATGTTTCGAAGAAGGGAAAAAGCTTCGTGGTCTATACTTCTGCAAGAAACATGTACTATACGAAATACAAGCATTACCTGGGCGGATTGCTGATCTCGATGTTTTTTTCGGCGGTTTTCCTGATCATCATAGTTTCCCTGTGGCTATCCAAACGACTCATTAAGCCCATTACTGATCTGAGCACAAGTGTTCATCACATTGGTACCGAAAACCTGCATTTCCGGATTGAGAACAAGCAGGAGGGAGACGAACTGGGAGAATTGATCCAAACCATGAATAACATGCTGGACCGATTGGAAACCAGTTTCGAAACACAGAATAATTTCATCAGTAATGCATCGCACGAATTAAATACACCGCTGACAAGTATCATCGGGCAGGCAGATTTAATGCTGAGCAAGGACCGAAGCGTGGAAGATTACAAAACCGCTTTGAATCATATTCTGGAACAGGCCGAGAAGTTGAATAAGAAAACAAAGGCTTTGCTGTTCCTGGCTCAAACCGGATTTGACGGAAAGAAAATGACCATTGAGAAATTGCGCATTGACGAGTTGATCTTTGAAACAATAGAGACTGTAAACCGCATTATTCCCGGAAACAACATTAAGTTCGACTTCGGTAGTTTGCCTGAAAACCTGGATGCATTGGAAATTAAAGGGAATTCGCAATTACTTCAGCTGGCTTTGTCGAATGTGCTTTTAAATGCGAGTAAATATTCTGAAAACCAGGATGTGCGTATTTACCTGACGCATACAAAAGAAACGATTTCCATTCATGTCCAGGACAATGGAATTGGAATTCCACCGCAGGATTTGGGCCATATTTACGATCCGTTCTTCCGGGCTTCCAACACCAATTCGTTTGAAGGTTATGGAATCGGGTTACCGCTTACCCGGAATATCATGCGCCAGCATAAAGGCAAAATCATTGTGCATTCGGAAGAAGAAAAGGGAACATTGGTGAGCCTCGTAATTCCCTAT